One Paenibacillus sp. FSL W8-0186 genomic window carries:
- a CDS encoding amino acid permease, with product MGSNKTNTSQLNRGLKARHMTMIALGGSIGTGLFLASGGAIASAGPGGALLAYAAVGIMVYFLMTSLGELATYMPDSGSFETYASRFVDPSLGFAMGWNFWYNWAITIAAELSAATLIIKYWFPDSSSLLWSVLFLALILGLNLLSVKGYGESEYWFATIKVAVVIIFLAVGVLMIFGIIGGEAVGFKNFTIGDAPFHGGFFAFLGVFMAAGFSFQGTEMVGVAAGESDNPREHVPRAIRQVFWRILIFYILAIFVISLLIPYTNPNLLKDGIESIGVSPFTLVFEKAGLAFAASVMNAVILSSVLSAGNSGMYASSRVLYSLAKRGKAPKFLARLSRRGLPVNALLLTTLVGMTAFLASLFGDGIVYTWLLNASGMCGFITWLGIAISHYRFRRAYIAQGRDLNDLPYKAKWFPFGPIFAFVLCIVVILGQNLSAFTGGQIDWYGVVVSYISVPLFLVIWLGYKWIKRTKVVPLQECELEPPARK from the coding sequence ATGGGCAGCAACAAGACAAACACATCTCAATTGAACCGGGGACTCAAAGCCCGCCATATGACGATGATCGCCCTCGGCGGGTCAATTGGGACCGGTTTGTTTCTCGCCAGTGGAGGAGCGATCGCCTCGGCGGGCCCCGGCGGCGCCCTTCTCGCTTACGCCGCCGTCGGAATCATGGTTTATTTCCTGATGACGAGCCTGGGCGAGCTGGCTACGTATATGCCGGATTCGGGCTCGTTCGAGACTTACGCCTCGCGTTTCGTTGATCCATCTCTGGGCTTCGCGATGGGTTGGAATTTCTGGTATAACTGGGCGATTACCATTGCGGCCGAGCTGTCGGCGGCAACGCTGATTATTAAGTACTGGTTCCCGGACAGTTCCTCCCTATTGTGGAGCGTTCTGTTCCTTGCCCTCATTTTGGGTCTCAACCTTCTATCTGTTAAGGGATACGGTGAATCGGAGTATTGGTTTGCCACCATTAAGGTTGCGGTAGTTATTATATTTCTGGCGGTCGGTGTGCTGATGATCTTCGGCATTATCGGCGGCGAAGCCGTCGGCTTCAAAAATTTCACGATCGGCGATGCGCCGTTCCACGGCGGATTCTTCGCCTTCCTCGGCGTATTTATGGCCGCGGGTTTCTCCTTCCAAGGAACGGAAATGGTCGGCGTCGCCGCCGGCGAAAGCGACAACCCGCGGGAGCATGTTCCCCGGGCGATCCGTCAGGTATTCTGGCGCATCCTTATTTTTTACATTTTGGCGATTTTCGTCATCAGCTTGCTCATTCCTTACACGAATCCTAATTTGCTGAAGGATGGCATCGAGAGCATTGGCGTCAGCCCGTTCACGCTCGTCTTCGAAAAAGCCGGACTGGCTTTCGCCGCCTCGGTGATGAACGCGGTCATTCTCTCCTCCGTTCTATCCGCAGGCAATTCCGGCATGTATGCGTCCTCCCGCGTTCTGTACTCGCTAGCCAAGCGGGGCAAAGCGCCGAAGTTCCTCGCACGGCTCAGCCGCCGGGGATTGCCGGTCAATGCGCTGCTGCTGACGACGCTGGTTGGAATGACCGCCTTCCTGGCCTCCCTGTTCGGAGACGGGATTGTGTATACATGGCTGCTTAACGCCTCGGGGATGTGCGGATTTATTACCTGGCTCGGCATCGCGATCAGCCATTACCGCTTCCGGCGAGCCTATATTGCCCAAGGCCGGGACCTGAACGATCTTCCCTACAAGGCTAAATGGTTCCCGTTCGGTCCGATCTTTGCCTTTGTACTATGTATTGTTGTCATTCTGGGGCAAAATCTGTCGGCCTTCACCGGAGGGCAGATCGATTGGTACGGTGTCGTTGTGTCATATATCAGTGTTCCCTTGTTCCTGGTCATCTGGCTCGGGTACAAATGGATTAAACGCACTAAAGTAGTTCCCCTGCAGGAATGCGAGCTGGAGCCGCCAGCACGAAAATAA
- a CDS encoding cytochrome d ubiquinol oxidase subunit II codes for MSYEIIGITVLWTFLFGYLIVASIDFGAGFFSYYSVITGQKNRVHHIIQRYLSPVWEVTNVFLIFFVVGLVGFFPISAYYYGTALLVPGSLATVLLGLRGAYYAYNTYGSSREDNKVYMAIYGATGLLIPAALSTVLAISEGGIIREEGGHVVLDWASFFASPYTWSVIVLALVSVLYISAMFLTYYAKKAGDRVAFEVLRGYALLWSAPTIAASVLAFLQINRHNPEHFQNMLSMAWMFIASFLCFLLAVYFVWKRIRLGWSFLLVMLQFGFAWYGYGRSHLPYILYKQVSIYEGFTNETMAVALITAFIAGLFILIPSLVLLMRLFLFDAKYIRGGSPKKG; via the coding sequence ATGAGCTACGAAATCATCGGAATTACGGTGCTCTGGACGTTTCTATTCGGCTATTTGATCGTGGCATCGATCGATTTCGGAGCCGGTTTTTTCAGCTATTACAGCGTCATAACCGGGCAGAAGAACCGAGTTCACCATATTATTCAGCGTTATCTTTCCCCCGTCTGGGAAGTGACCAACGTATTCCTGATCTTCTTCGTCGTCGGCCTTGTCGGCTTCTTTCCGATTTCAGCGTACTACTACGGTACGGCGCTGCTCGTTCCGGGCAGCCTGGCCACGGTGCTGCTGGGGCTTCGCGGGGCTTATTACGCCTATAATACCTACGGAAGCAGCAGGGAAGACAACAAGGTTTATATGGCGATCTATGGGGCGACGGGATTGCTGATTCCAGCGGCACTATCGACAGTGCTGGCCATATCGGAAGGCGGCATCATCCGGGAAGAGGGCGGCCATGTTGTCCTGGATTGGGCGAGTTTCTTCGCTAGTCCCTACACCTGGTCCGTCATTGTGCTGGCGCTCGTCTCCGTGCTGTACATTTCCGCCATGTTCTTGACCTATTACGCAAAAAAAGCGGGAGACCGCGTGGCCTTCGAAGTGCTGCGAGGATATGCGCTCTTGTGGAGCGCACCCACGATTGCCGCTTCTGTGCTGGCTTTTTTGCAGATCAATCGGCATAATCCCGAGCATTTCCAAAATATGCTCAGTATGGCTTGGATGTTTATTGCATCGTTTCTGTGCTTCCTGCTCGCCGTCTATTTCGTTTGGAAAAGAATCCGTCTGGGCTGGTCCTTTCTGCTCGTGATGCTGCAATTCGGCTTTGCCTGGTACGGATACGGGCGATCCCATTTGCCCTATATTCTTTATAAACAGGTCAGCATTTACGAAGGCTTCACGAACGAAACGATGGCGGTGGCGCTCATTACGGCGTTTATTGCCGGGCTGTTCATCCTGATCCCTTCGCTTGTGCTGCTGATGCGTTTGTTTCTATTCGACGCGAAATACATTCGGGGAGGATCGCCGAAGAAGGGGTGA
- a CDS encoding SH3 domain-containing protein: MKRSVAILLSSAMALSIYSSMPALTSAAASSQSAVQSTGQIVAGVNLRDKPSLSGKVIGSLKKGTSVQILEQSNSYFYKVKDAAGKVGYVSAAPKYITVNGTASAPGSAETKQSGRVIYGVNLRTAPSTSGEIITMLKKGTGVTILEQTNKSFYKVKSENGLTGYVSSSSKYIELAKGGASQGNGGSSAPAPQPSIPANIKQQVDKVIQTGKQYMGTPYEFGSNRNTTATFDCSDFVKHIYKKALGITLPSDSRKQGAWIKENSQPVYRISDLKAGDLVFFMSYKGSSASAYAGIDRDKERITHVAMYIGDGQLLHTYSVKSGGVRIDKFDGSWERRFLYGGSVLK, translated from the coding sequence ATGAAACGGAGTGTGGCGATTTTATTATCGAGTGCCATGGCATTATCCATTTATTCTTCCATGCCGGCGTTGACTTCGGCGGCGGCTTCATCCCAGAGTGCCGTGCAGTCTACGGGCCAGATCGTGGCAGGCGTCAATTTGCGAGACAAGCCGTCCCTGTCAGGAAAGGTCATCGGCTCATTGAAGAAGGGGACGTCGGTGCAAATTCTGGAACAAAGCAACAGCTATTTCTATAAGGTGAAGGATGCTGCCGGGAAGGTCGGATATGTGAGCGCGGCGCCAAAATATATTACGGTTAATGGTACGGCTTCTGCACCGGGGTCAGCGGAGACGAAGCAAAGCGGCCGCGTTATCTACGGAGTGAATCTGCGCACAGCGCCGTCCACGTCCGGGGAAATCATTACGATGCTGAAAAAAGGAACTGGCGTCACTATTTTGGAACAAACCAACAAATCATTTTACAAGGTAAAAAGCGAGAATGGCCTGACCGGATATGTCAGCTCATCGAGCAAATATATAGAGCTCGCCAAGGGCGGTGCGTCCCAAGGGAACGGCGGTTCATCTGCTCCTGCTCCTCAGCCATCCATTCCGGCGAATATCAAACAGCAGGTGGATAAAGTGATCCAAACGGGCAAGCAGTATATGGGCACGCCTTACGAATTCGGATCCAACCGCAATACGACGGCTACCTTTGACTGCTCCGATTTCGTAAAACATATTTATAAGAAAGCCCTTGGCATTACGCTGCCGTCCGATTCCCGGAAGCAAGGAGCGTGGATCAAGGAGAACAGCCAGCCAGTCTATCGGATTAGCGATCTGAAGGCTGGGGACCTGGTCTTTTTTATGAGCTATAAGGGTTCGTCCGCTTCCGCTTACGCGGGGATCGACAGGGATAAGGAACGGATTACACATGTTGCCATGTACATCGGAGACGGCCAGCTGCTGCATACTTATTCCGTCAAATCGGGCGGCGTCCGGATTGATAAGTTCGATGGTTCGTGGGAACGTCGTTTTCTATACGGGGGCAGTGTGCTGAAATAG
- a CDS encoding transglutaminase domain-containing protein: MMKQQIAKRWITAGIASAIVFGAVPPVVGYSEVYAQSEIAAENVAVTSSTELQSVLAELMGARKTSITLKYQGATSNLKDILKEAVNGALESDPYTKYVVDRYTYSWKGTSGSAKITFQVYYRETAEQSAYVDERVKAILKEILKPGMNEHQKIKVIHDYVVLNMKYDEKLQKYTAYEGLKTGEAVCQGYTLLTYKLLQQAGINNRIVEGSAGGQLHAWNLVYLGGHWYHLDTTWDDPAPDMPGVVKYGYYMRTDEQMRKTHTWNNVYPAAKQSYRQTLGSLIAAGGQAAAGLRELEKQLEYTLYRPDAALSTAQGIQAQVKQANASKQQTVTIRYAGSERQLVDHLGSLYDLGLSHISYLAEPLEGTHDLRVEIHWENN; the protein is encoded by the coding sequence ATGATGAAGCAGCAAATCGCAAAACGATGGATTACGGCTGGGATTGCAAGTGCAATTGTGTTTGGTGCCGTACCGCCGGTCGTCGGTTATAGTGAAGTATACGCGCAATCGGAAATCGCTGCAGAGAACGTAGCCGTAACCTCTTCAACGGAGCTTCAATCCGTATTAGCCGAGCTTATGGGAGCCAGGAAAACGAGCATCACTTTGAAATATCAGGGCGCGACGAGCAACCTGAAGGATATTTTGAAGGAAGCTGTAAACGGGGCGCTGGAGAGCGATCCTTACACCAAGTATGTCGTTGACCGTTATACATATTCGTGGAAAGGTACCTCCGGTTCGGCCAAGATCACCTTTCAAGTATACTACCGGGAGACGGCAGAGCAGTCGGCTTACGTTGACGAGAGGGTAAAGGCGATTTTGAAGGAAATACTGAAGCCCGGCATGAATGAACATCAGAAAATTAAAGTGATCCACGATTATGTCGTGTTAAATATGAAATATGATGAGAAGCTGCAGAAATATACCGCATATGAAGGCTTGAAAACAGGCGAAGCGGTATGCCAGGGATATACGCTGCTAACGTACAAGCTCCTGCAGCAGGCGGGAATCAACAATCGAATCGTCGAAGGCAGTGCGGGGGGCCAATTGCACGCCTGGAACCTCGTATATTTGGGAGGACATTGGTACCATCTTGATACGACGTGGGATGATCCTGCTCCGGATATGCCGGGTGTCGTTAAATACGGCTACTATATGCGGACGGACGAGCAAATGAGAAAGACGCATACCTGGAATAACGTATATCCGGCTGCAAAGCAATCCTATCGTCAGACGCTCGGATCGCTAATTGCAGCAGGCGGCCAAGCGGCTGCCGGACTGCGGGAGCTGGAAAAGCAGCTGGAATATACGCTGTACCGCCCGGATGCTGCCCTAAGCACGGCCCAGGGAATTCAAGCTCAGGTCAAGCAGGCGAACGCCAGCAAACAGCAGACGGTAACGATCCGCTATGCCGGCTCAGAGCGGCAGCTCGTCGATCATTTGGGAAGCCTGTATGATCTTGGCCTCAGCCATATTTCTTATCTGGCCGAGCCGCTAGAAGGCACTCATGATTTGCGGGTCGAAATTCATTGGGAGAATAATTGA
- a CDS encoding cytochrome ubiquinol oxidase subunit I, whose translation MFSMDPVTLSRILTGLTLFVHINFASIGVGVPLIIALAEWRGITHKDPHYSLLARRWARGFVISVAVGVVTGTSIGLQLSLLWPSFMRVAGQAIALPLFMETFAFFVEAIFLGIYLYTWERFRRPILHLLLLIPVVLGAFSSAFFITTVNAFMNTPQGFTLENGVFTNIDPLRAMFNPATPTKVSHVLASSLTMSSGLLAGIAAYSLLKGRNHPYFKKALKLTVTCAFVFAVSTAVIGDFSGKFLAKYQPEKLAAAEWHFETMEKAPLIYGGILDENHEVKYALRIPYALSILAGSTPNTKVIGLEEYPQDDWPPLLIHYMFDMKVTIGMLLVLIPFLFLLRRWLPGRNKGYPKWLLIGILTLGPFAMVSIELGWMFAEIGRQPWIVRGYMRVVDAATTSPNVGSMLLLFIILYLVLCVSCIYVLAKLFRNKDVFTEMRERGIEEGGQG comes from the coding sequence ATGTTCTCTATGGACCCAGTCACATTGAGCCGGATTCTAACCGGCCTCACCTTGTTTGTACATATTAATTTCGCCTCGATCGGAGTAGGCGTCCCGCTCATTATTGCTTTGGCCGAATGGAGAGGGATTACGCATAAGGATCCCCATTATTCCCTGCTCGCCCGTAGATGGGCCCGCGGATTTGTTATTTCCGTCGCAGTTGGCGTTGTCACGGGCACATCGATAGGCCTGCAGCTCAGCTTGCTGTGGCCCAGCTTCATGCGCGTAGCCGGGCAGGCGATCGCTCTTCCGCTGTTCATGGAGACGTTTGCTTTCTTTGTCGAAGCGATTTTTCTCGGCATATACTTGTATACATGGGAGCGGTTCAGACGGCCGATCCTGCACCTGCTGCTGCTGATCCCGGTCGTGCTTGGGGCATTTTCTTCGGCATTTTTTATTACCACGGTCAATGCCTTCATGAATACGCCCCAGGGATTTACGCTGGAGAACGGTGTTTTTACGAATATCGACCCGCTTAGAGCCATGTTTAACCCGGCTACGCCGACCAAGGTATCGCACGTGCTGGCGTCTTCGCTGACGATGAGCTCGGGGCTGCTGGCGGGCATTGCCGCTTACAGCTTGCTTAAGGGGCGCAATCACCCCTATTTCAAAAAAGCACTTAAGCTCACGGTAACCTGCGCGTTCGTCTTTGCGGTATCCACGGCGGTCATTGGGGACTTCTCCGGCAAATTTCTGGCGAAGTACCAGCCGGAGAAGCTGGCCGCAGCGGAGTGGCACTTCGAGACGATGGAAAAGGCTCCCCTCATTTATGGAGGGATTCTGGATGAGAATCATGAGGTGAAATATGCGCTGCGGATTCCTTACGCGCTCAGCATCCTGGCGGGCAGCACCCCAAACACCAAAGTGATTGGCCTCGAGGAATATCCCCAGGACGACTGGCCGCCGCTGCTTATTCACTACATGTTCGATATGAAGGTGACGATCGGCATGCTGCTCGTTCTCATTCCATTCCTGTTTCTGCTGCGCCGCTGGCTGCCTGGCCGCAACAAGGGCTATCCAAAATGGCTGTTGATTGGCATTCTTACGCTGGGGCCGTTTGCGATGGTGTCGATCGAGCTAGGATGGATGTTCGCCGAAATCGGGCGGCAGCCGTGGATCGTTCGCGGCTACATGAGAGTCGTTGATGCGGCGACGACTTCGCCGAATGTCGGCTCGATGCTCCTGCTGTTCATTATTTTGTATCTCGTCCTTTGCGTATCGTGCATTTACGTATTAGCCAAGCTATTCCGCAATAAAGACGTGTTTACGGAAATGAGAGAGCGGGGAATCGAGGAAGGAGGTCAGGGATGA
- a CDS encoding MBL fold metallo-hydrolase → MAKKRYTNIDNVNTDKTLKQFRQWREERRSKKKDYSYIIPNSTPQLDFLRANTTELTVTWIGHATFLIQYKGLNIVTDPVWAGRMGFQRRLGTPGIPIADVPELDVILISHSHYDHMHISSIRRLYGANTQLIVPIGLGRKLRRKGFKRVHELSWWEHLEIGDAKISFVPTQHWTRRTPFDTNTSHWGGYVLEPARTTEGQQEHVVYFAGDSGYFRGFEEIGKRYKIDIALLPIGAYEPEWFMTSQHTTPEEALQAFLDVKAKLMIPMHYGTFRLADDTAREALDRLEEDRKRRGIAEEAIKILLHGETLRYPGSG, encoded by the coding sequence ATGGCCAAGAAACGCTATACGAACATCGACAATGTCAACACTGACAAAACCTTAAAGCAGTTCAGACAATGGCGGGAGGAGCGGCGCAGCAAGAAGAAAGACTACTCCTACATCATTCCGAACTCTACGCCGCAGCTTGATTTTTTGCGGGCCAATACAACCGAGCTTACTGTGACCTGGATAGGCCACGCTACATTCCTGATTCAATACAAGGGCCTGAATATCGTAACCGATCCCGTCTGGGCCGGGCGAATGGGATTTCAGCGCAGGCTTGGAACGCCGGGAATACCGATTGCCGACGTACCCGAGCTTGATGTTATTCTTATTTCCCATTCCCACTATGATCATATGCATATTTCTTCCATCCGCAGGCTGTATGGGGCAAACACCCAGCTCATCGTGCCCATCGGCTTAGGCCGCAAGCTGCGGCGCAAAGGGTTTAAGCGCGTTCACGAGCTGAGCTGGTGGGAGCATCTGGAGATCGGCGACGCCAAAATTTCGTTTGTGCCGACCCAGCATTGGACGCGGCGGACGCCGTTTGATACGAATACGTCGCATTGGGGCGGATATGTTCTGGAACCGGCGAGGACAACGGAAGGACAGCAGGAGCACGTCGTTTATTTCGCCGGCGACAGCGGCTATTTCCGCGGCTTTGAGGAGATTGGCAAGCGCTATAAGATCGATATAGCCTTATTGCCGATTGGAGCCTATGAACCGGAATGGTTCATGACCTCGCAGCATACGACTCCGGAGGAGGCGCTGCAGGCATTTCTCGACGTGAAAGCTAAGCTGATGATTCCGATGCATTACGGGACGTTTCGGCTTGCCGACGATACCGCGCGGGAGGCGCTTGATCGCTTGGAGGAGGACCGGAAGCGCAGGGGTATCGCGGAAGAGGCCATCAAGATCCTGCTTCATGGCGAGACGCTCCGTTATCCGGGAAGCGGATAG
- a CDS encoding virulence factor, giving the protein MKIVFIEPTPSPNTMKLHLSESLEPGIRKTYTLDNERSAPSWIARMLHIPGVKSVFHTADFVALDRKGNADWSAILTEVQSQFGQEGIASAWEQSDSEAAQGYGEAQVFVQFFRSIPMQIRVKSGSQEERIGLSERFVAAVTEVSSATLIKERKLTDYGVRYGELADIAREVEQELEAAYPPERLRALVAQAIEHGSSEGEFVEQRRELSLDEVREQMQSDDWRVRYAGLEALKPDAEALPLLAEALGDKQMQVRRLAVVYLGDIGKPAMDLLYEALRDKSPAVRRTAGDTLSDIGDPAATKAMIAALQDSSKLVRWRAARFLYEVGTDEARDALRAASDDPEFEVGLQARMALERIESGEQAAGTIWQQMAQHRQNSAKDA; this is encoded by the coding sequence ATGAAAATTGTATTTATCGAACCGACGCCGAGCCCGAATACGATGAAGCTCCATCTGAGCGAAAGTCTGGAGCCGGGCATCCGCAAAACATATACGCTAGACAACGAACGCTCAGCCCCGTCATGGATTGCAAGAATGCTGCATATCCCAGGGGTGAAGAGCGTCTTTCATACCGCTGACTTCGTTGCTCTTGACCGGAAGGGCAATGCCGATTGGTCGGCGATCTTGACCGAGGTTCAATCGCAGTTCGGCCAGGAGGGCATTGCTTCCGCGTGGGAGCAAAGCGATTCGGAGGCTGCGCAAGGCTACGGCGAAGCGCAGGTCTTCGTGCAATTTTTCCGCAGCATTCCGATGCAGATTCGCGTGAAATCCGGCAGCCAGGAGGAGCGGATCGGCCTCAGCGAGCGCTTCGTGGCCGCGGTGACCGAGGTGTCCAGCGCGACACTGATCAAAGAACGCAAGCTGACCGACTACGGCGTGCGTTACGGCGAGCTGGCGGACATCGCCCGCGAGGTGGAGCAGGAACTGGAGGCGGCCTACCCGCCGGAACGGCTGCGGGCGCTCGTGGCCCAGGCGATCGAGCACGGCAGCAGCGAGGGCGAATTCGTCGAGCAGCGCCGCGAGCTTAGCCTGGACGAGGTGCGCGAGCAGATGCAGAGCGACGACTGGCGCGTTCGCTACGCAGGCCTGGAGGCGCTGAAGCCGGATGCCGAAGCGCTGCCGCTGCTTGCCGAGGCGCTTGGCGACAAGCAAATGCAGGTGCGCCGCCTGGCCGTCGTCTACCTCGGCGATATCGGCAAGCCGGCCATGGACCTGCTCTATGAGGCGCTGCGCGATAAGTCCCCGGCGGTGCGCCGCACGGCAGGCGATACGCTGTCGGACATCGGCGATCCGGCGGCGACGAAGGCGATGATTGCCGCGCTGCAGGATTCGAGTAAGCTTGTCCGCTGGCGGGCGGCCCGCTTCCTCTACGAGGTCGGCACAGATGAAGCGCGCGACGCGCTCCGCGCTGCTTCGGATGACCCGGAATTCGAGGTTGGCCTTCAGGCGCGGATGGCGCTTGAGCGGATCGAATCTGGAGAGCAGGCCGCAGGCACGATCTGGCAGCAGATGGCGCAGCATCGGCAGAACAGCGCGAAGGATGCTTGA
- a CDS encoding cation diffusion facilitator family transporter → MDIYKDIRKGERGAWISISAYLVLSAFKLICGYLFASSALLADGFNNVTDIVASLAVLIGLRISQKPPDSDHAYGHMRAETIAALVASFIMAMVGIQVIYGSIRSLVAGTETEPDIRSAGVALICAAAMWLVYAYNRRLAKQINNQALMAAAKDNFSDALVSIGAAIGIIGAQFGLPWLDTVAAFAVGLLICKTAWDIFRDSTHRLTDGFDESELGDLRSSISRIQGVEGIRDVKARVHGNHVLVDVVIEVDPLLTVMESHEISDRVEEQMRRIRNVMHVHVHVEPKTGT, encoded by the coding sequence TTGGACATTTATAAAGATATACGCAAAGGAGAGCGGGGAGCCTGGATCAGCATTTCCGCTTATCTGGTTCTATCTGCATTCAAACTGATTTGCGGATATCTCTTTGCATCGAGCGCCCTTTTGGCAGATGGCTTCAACAACGTAACCGATATCGTGGCTTCGCTTGCGGTATTGATAGGATTGCGCATATCCCAGAAACCGCCTGATTCCGATCACGCATACGGGCATATGCGAGCGGAGACAATTGCTGCTTTAGTGGCCTCTTTTATTATGGCGATGGTAGGAATTCAAGTCATTTACGGTTCGATTCGTTCGCTTGTGGCTGGAACAGAGACTGAGCCGGATATTCGCTCGGCAGGGGTTGCATTGATCTGTGCGGCAGCGATGTGGCTCGTTTATGCCTATAATCGCAGGCTGGCGAAGCAGATTAACAATCAGGCGCTAATGGCAGCGGCCAAGGATAATTTTTCTGATGCATTGGTGAGTATCGGGGCGGCCATCGGAATTATCGGCGCGCAATTCGGGCTTCCATGGCTGGATACCGTTGCCGCCTTTGCAGTCGGCCTGTTAATTTGCAAGACCGCCTGGGATATATTCAGGGACTCGACGCATCGGTTGACCGACGGCTTCGACGAGAGCGAGCTGGGAGATTTGCGGAGCTCCATTTCAAGAATCCAAGGCGTAGAAGGGATACGGGACGTGAAGGCGCGCGTCCATGGCAATCATGTGCTGGTTGACGTCGTCATCGAAGTAGACCCGCTGCTTACCGTGATGGAGAGTCACGAAATCAGTGATCGCGTTGAGGAGCAGATGCGGCGCATCCGCAACGTGATGCATGTTCACGTTCATGTTGAACCGAAGACCGGGACGTAG
- a CDS encoding ATP-binding cassette domain-containing protein, whose translation MISTTGVTLRYGKRALFEDVNIKFTPGNCYGLIGANGAGKSTFLKILSGEIEPNQGEVHMTPNERLAVLKQNHYEYDEYPVLETVIMGHTRLYSIMKEKDALYAKADFSEEDGMRAGELEGEFAELNGWDAEPDAAALLIGLGIPRELHDKKMAELSGNEKVRVLLAQALFGRPNNLLLDEPTNHLDLESIQWLENFLMDYEGTVIVVSHDRHFLNKVCTHIADIDFGKIQLYVGNYDFWYESSQLALQLQRDANKKKEEKIKELQAFIQRFSANASKSKQATSRKKQLDKITLDDIRPSNRKYPFLHFKSEREAGKQLLSVEGLTKTVESEKVLDNVSFVVNKGDKIAFVGPNGLAKTTFFQIVMGELEADAGEYSWGVTTSQAYFPKDNSKYFDGVNLNLVEWLREYSHDQDETFLRGFLGRMLFSGEEALKKASVLSGGEKVRCMLAKMMLNGANVLLFDEPTNHLDLESITALNNGLIDFDGTILFTSHDHQFIQTIANRIIEITPNGIIDRVMTYDEYLESEEIQNLRKQMYPEEK comes from the coding sequence ATGATAAGTACTACTGGTGTAACGCTCCGCTATGGAAAACGAGCACTTTTTGAAGATGTGAATATAAAATTTACGCCGGGGAACTGCTATGGCCTCATCGGCGCGAACGGGGCGGGGAAATCAACCTTCCTCAAAATTCTGTCCGGAGAGATCGAGCCGAACCAGGGCGAAGTGCATATGACGCCGAACGAGCGTCTTGCGGTGCTGAAGCAGAACCACTATGAATATGACGAGTACCCTGTCCTGGAGACGGTGATCATGGGGCATACCCGTCTGTATTCCATCATGAAGGAGAAGGACGCTTTGTATGCCAAGGCGGATTTCTCCGAAGAGGACGGCATGCGGGCCGGGGAACTGGAAGGGGAGTTTGCGGAGCTGAACGGCTGGGATGCAGAGCCGGATGCTGCTGCGCTTCTGATCGGACTCGGAATACCGCGCGAACTTCATGACAAGAAGATGGCTGAGCTAAGCGGCAACGAGAAGGTACGTGTATTGCTGGCTCAGGCTTTGTTCGGACGTCCGAACAACCTGCTGCTGGATGAGCCGACGAACCATTTGGATTTGGAATCGATCCAATGGCTTGAGAATTTCCTCATGGACTATGAGGGAACAGTTATCGTTGTATCCCATGACCGTCACTTCTTGAATAAGGTCTGTACGCATATCGCGGACATCGACTTCGGCAAAATACAGCTCTATGTCGGCAACTACGACTTCTGGTATGAATCTAGTCAATTGGCGCTGCAGCTGCAGCGTGATGCGAACAAGAAGAAGGAAGAGAAGATCAAAGAGCTTCAAGCGTTTATTCAGCGGTTCTCCGCGAATGCTTCGAAATCGAAGCAGGCTACATCCCGGAAGAAGCAGCTGGACAAAATCACGCTCGACGATATCCGTCCTTCGAACCGGAAATATCCGTTCCTGCACTTTAAATCCGAACGCGAGGCAGGCAAGCAGCTTCTGAGCGTCGAGGGCTTGACCAAGACGGTGGAAAGCGAGAAAGTGCTGGATAACGTCAGCTTCGTTGTTAATAAAGGCGACAAAATTGCTTTTGTTGGGCCGAACGGCCTGGCGAAGACGACCTTCTTCCAAATCGTAATGGGCGAACTGGAAGCGGACGCTGGAGAGTACAGCTGGGGCGTAACGACTTCACAGGCGTATTTTCCTAAGGATAACTCTAAATATTTCGACGGTGTCAACCTCAATCTGGTTGAATGGCTGCGTGAATATTCGCACGACCAGGATGAGACCTTCCTCCGCGGCTTCCTGGGCCGGATGCTGTTCTCCGGGGAAGAGGCGCTGAAGAAGGCGAGCGTGCTGTCCGGGGGCGAGAAGGTTCGCTGTATGCTGGCGAAAATGATGCTGAACGGCGCGAACGTGCTTCTGTTTGACGAGCCGACGAACCACTTGGACTTGGAGTCGATTACGGCGCTCAATAACGGCTTGATCGATTTCGACGGCACGATTCTGTTCACGTCACATGACCATCAGTTCATCCAGACGATTGCCAACCGGATTATCGAAATTACGCCAAATGGCATCATCGACCGCGTTATGACCTACGATGAATACCTGGAGAGCGAAGAAATTCAGAATCTGCGCAAGCAAATGTATCCTGAAGAGAAGTAA